Proteins encoded together in one Centropristis striata isolate RG_2023a ecotype Rhode Island chromosome 6, C.striata_1.0, whole genome shotgun sequence window:
- the LOC131973741 gene encoding complement C1q-like protein 3: MSLETRLSATESKTSDLETENAVQAADLMSLETRLTASESKTSDLETEIAELQTRLSSSESELLISKSKIETLERENAERKVAFYTALTDARDVGPFDSSTTLKYSFFTAPVRGVYYFQFTACGYQAGYMGVQVYKNNQMIMFNDELNDGSYLKYLTNSVVLELMAGDEIHLVLPSGYHLFDNHNNISTFSGSLLFTL; encoded by the exons ATGTCTCTGGAAACTCGACTGtctgccaccgagagcaaaacaagtgacctagagacagagaacgcag tccaagctgcagacctgatgtctttggaaactcgactgactgcctccgagagcaaaacaagtgacctagaaacagagatcgcag agctgcagaccagactgagcagcagtgagagtgaacttcTCATCAGCAAGTCCAAGATCGAGactctggagagagaaaatgcag AGAGGAAGGTGGCCTTTTACACAGCTCTGACTGATGCACGAGATGTTGGACCGTTCGACTCATCCACcacactgaaataca GTTTCTTCACAGCTCCAGTCAGAGGGGTCTACTACTTCCAGTTCACTGCGTGTGGTTACCAAGCAGGTTACATGGGTGTACAGGTGTACAAGAACAACCAGATGATCATGTTCAATGATGAGTTAAATGATGGGTCATATCTTAAATACTTgactaactctgttgtcttggagctgatggcaggagatgAAATCCACCTCGTTCTCCCATCAGGCTATCATCTCTTTGACAATCACAACAACATCAGCACCTTCAgtggctccctcctcttcacactgtga